The Streptomyces seoulensis genome contains a region encoding:
- a CDS encoding sigma factor-like helix-turn-helix DNA-binding protein, protein MRDRQAVRDARRAQEFGGFVAGAAGRLLHTATLLTAEAPDANPRARRLLTRALAHTYAHWDRPPGEDPYDRARRHLATRFAQATWHRSRPHGPLAALTPRERLVLVLRLYEGLADEQTAALLGLPAERVRALCDRGTATVLHPRPGPPRTRAATP, encoded by the coding sequence GTGCGCGATCGGCAGGCCGTGCGGGACGCCCGCAGGGCACAGGAGTTCGGAGGGTTCGTCGCGGGCGCGGCCGGCCGCCTGCTGCACACGGCCACGCTGCTCACCGCGGAGGCGCCGGACGCCAACCCGCGCGCGCGGCGCCTGCTGACCCGGGCGCTCGCCCACACCTACGCCCACTGGGACCGCCCGCCCGGCGAGGATCCGTACGACCGCGCACGCCGTCATCTGGCGACCCGCTTCGCACAAGCGACCTGGCACCGCTCCCGCCCGCACGGCCCGCTCGCCGCGCTGACCCCGCGCGAACGGCTGGTCCTGGTGCTGCGGCTGTACGAGGGGCTGGCCGACGAGCAGACGGCGGCCCTGCTGGGCCTGCCCGCCGAGCGGGTACGCGCGCTCTGCGACCGGGGGACGGCCACGGTGCTGCATCCGCGCCCCGGCCCGCCCCGCACGCGAGCGGCTACGCCGTGA
- a CDS encoding cystathionine gamma-synthase has protein sequence MSDRHISEHFETLAIHAGNTADPLTGAVVPPIYQVSTYKQDGVGGLRGGYEYSRSANPTRTALEENLAALEGGRRGFAFASGLAAEDTLLRTLLSPGDHVVIPNDAYGGTFRLFAKVATRWGVEWSVADTSDPAAVRAAMTPRTKVVWVETPSNPLLGITDIAAVAQVAHAGGAKLVVDNTFATPYLQQPLSLGADVVVHSLTKYMGGHSDVVGGALIVADEGLGEEIGFHQNAMGAVAGPFDSWLVLRGTKTLAVRMDRHSENATKIADMLSRHPRVSSVLYPGLPEHPGHEVAAKQMRAFGGMVSFRVTGGEEAAVAVCDRAQIFTLGESLGGVESLIEHPGRMTHASAAGSALEVPSDLVRLSVGIENADDLLEDLQQALGK, from the coding sequence ATGAGCGACAGGCACATCAGCGAGCACTTCGAGACTCTGGCGATCCACGCGGGCAACACCGCCGATCCCCTCACCGGCGCGGTCGTCCCGCCCATCTACCAGGTCTCGACCTACAAGCAGGACGGCGTGGGCGGGCTGCGCGGCGGCTACGAGTACAGCCGCAGCGCCAACCCGACCAGGACGGCGCTGGAGGAGAACCTCGCGGCGCTGGAGGGCGGCCGTCGCGGCTTCGCGTTCGCCTCCGGCCTCGCCGCCGAGGACACCCTGCTGCGTACGCTGCTCAGCCCCGGCGACCACGTCGTCATCCCGAACGACGCGTACGGCGGCACCTTCCGCCTCTTCGCCAAGGTCGCCACCCGCTGGGGCGTGGAGTGGTCCGTCGCGGACACCAGCGACCCGGCCGCCGTGCGCGCCGCGATGACCCCGCGCACCAAGGTCGTCTGGGTGGAGACCCCCTCCAACCCGCTGCTCGGCATCACAGACATCGCCGCCGTGGCCCAGGTCGCGCACGCCGGCGGGGCGAAGCTCGTCGTCGACAACACCTTCGCCACCCCCTACCTCCAGCAGCCGCTGTCCCTCGGCGCGGACGTCGTCGTGCACTCCCTGACCAAGTACATGGGCGGCCACTCGGACGTGGTCGGCGGTGCGCTGATCGTCGCCGACGAGGGTCTGGGCGAGGAGATCGGCTTCCACCAGAACGCGATGGGCGCCGTCGCCGGCCCCTTCGACTCCTGGCTGGTGCTGCGCGGCACCAAGACCCTCGCGGTGCGCATGGACCGGCACAGCGAGAACGCCACGAAGATCGCCGACATGCTGTCCCGGCACCCGCGCGTGAGCAGCGTGCTCTACCCGGGCCTGCCCGAGCACCCCGGCCACGAGGTCGCCGCCAAGCAGATGCGGGCGTTCGGCGGCATGGTGTCCTTCCGGGTCACGGGCGGCGAGGAGGCGGCCGTCGCGGTGTGCGACCGCGCCCAGATCTTCACCCTCGGCGAGTCCCTGGGCGGCGTCGAGTCCCTCATCGAGCACCCCGGCCGGATGACGCACGCCTCCGCCGCCGGTTCGGCGCTGGAGGTCCCGTCCGACCTCGTCCGCCTGTCCGTGGGCATCGAGAACGCGGACGACCTGCTGGAGGACCTGCAGCAGGCCCTGGGCAAGTAA
- a CDS encoding MarR family winged helix-turn-helix transcriptional regulator, giving the protein MSMDMTTVGDSGLLDTLQHEVALFARRAEQTRLGGVGQVRNSMDRAAYLLLNRLDNEGPMGVKALAASMGIDSSTVTRQVAPLVDAGLVKRTSHPEDGRAVVLQLSPRGSTRLAEVRSSRRQLMAELTDDWTPAERESFCALLTRFNTALSGRMAVQPQPPAAS; this is encoded by the coding sequence ATGTCGATGGACATGACAACCGTCGGTGACAGCGGTCTGCTCGACACGCTCCAGCACGAGGTGGCGTTGTTCGCGCGCCGCGCGGAACAGACCCGGCTCGGCGGGGTCGGGCAGGTGCGCAACTCCATGGACCGCGCCGCCTACCTCCTCCTCAACCGCCTGGACAACGAGGGCCCCATGGGCGTCAAGGCACTCGCCGCGAGCATGGGCATCGACTCCTCCACGGTGACCCGTCAGGTGGCCCCGCTGGTCGACGCGGGCCTGGTCAAGCGCACCTCGCACCCCGAGGACGGGCGCGCGGTGGTGCTCCAGCTCTCCCCGCGCGGGAGCACCCGGCTGGCGGAAGTACGCTCCTCGCGCCGCCAGTTGATGGCCGAGCTGACCGACGACTGGACCCCGGCGGAGCGCGAGAGCTTCTGCGCGCTCCTGACCCGCTTCAACACCGCGCTGTCGGGGCGCATGGCCGTCCAGCCGCAGCCGCCCGCCGCCTCCTGA